The Vibrio gallaecicus genome contains a region encoding:
- a CDS encoding ABC transporter substrate-binding protein: MKNWLLLSVLLYVKPAFSSPSVEMLHWWTADGEESALAVVAEQFDSLPFTLKSEPITGGGGGPAKAILQARAIAGYSPDIALMEGPAIQSWAALGFLNNVNEVAASHGWDQSLYPDIKAIHQYDGNYVAIPLNIHRLNWMWINRKVLNQHQLSSPQTWESLLLALTTLKANGVSPLALGEDPWQIVQIFENIAFGVGGANYYRQAFVDLDPDALNSSETLEALNRFRALANIVGNDLPNISWNQGTKALLDGEYAFQFTGDWALGEMFSFEGEIPDHIECSAFPSTEKGFIYNVDSLAFFTKITGEDRNMIPIMASLSSPQFLLKFSQKKGSIPAQTNISVNELSRCQQKSYQDYTYASTKGASMPSLTDSMAVNPVLQNAVSNELYRYFMDSSISAETLIGHLHAINNEVFR; encoded by the coding sequence ATGAAAAACTGGCTACTGTTAAGTGTGTTGTTGTATGTGAAACCTGCGTTTTCTTCCCCATCAGTTGAAATGTTGCATTGGTGGACCGCTGACGGAGAGGAGTCGGCTTTGGCGGTAGTTGCAGAGCAGTTTGACTCTCTGCCGTTTACTTTAAAAAGTGAACCAATTACTGGTGGCGGTGGGGGACCTGCTAAAGCGATTCTTCAAGCTAGGGCCATTGCAGGGTACTCACCTGATATTGCTTTAATGGAAGGTCCGGCAATTCAGTCATGGGCTGCACTTGGTTTTTTAAATAATGTTAATGAGGTCGCTGCATCTCATGGGTGGGATCAGTCGCTGTACCCTGATATTAAAGCGATTCATCAATATGATGGTAATTATGTTGCCATACCTTTGAACATTCACCGATTGAATTGGATGTGGATCAATCGAAAGGTCCTTAATCAGCATCAACTTTCATCTCCTCAGACGTGGGAGTCTTTATTGCTGGCACTAACAACTTTGAAAGCTAATGGTGTGAGCCCTTTAGCTTTAGGGGAAGACCCTTGGCAAATTGTTCAAATTTTTGAAAATATTGCATTTGGTGTTGGAGGGGCGAATTATTATCGACAGGCTTTTGTCGATTTAGATCCTGACGCATTGAATAGCAGTGAAACTCTAGAGGCGCTAAACCGCTTTCGGGCTCTTGCTAATATTGTAGGAAATGATTTACCGAATATTAGTTGGAACCAAGGAACCAAAGCCTTGCTTGATGGGGAGTATGCCTTTCAATTCACAGGTGATTGGGCTTTGGGAGAGATGTTCAGTTTTGAGGGTGAAATTCCAGATCACATTGAGTGCAGTGCATTTCCTTCTACGGAAAAAGGCTTTATTTACAACGTGGATAGCTTGGCATTTTTTACAAAAATAACGGGGGAAGATCGTAATATGATACCGATTATGGCTTCCTTATCCTCACCTCAATTTCTTTTGAAATTCAGTCAAAAGAAAGGCTCAATACCAGCTCAAACCAATATATCAGTGAATGAATTATCTCGGTGCCAACAGAAATCTTATCAAGATTATACTTACGCGAGTACTAAGGGAGCATCCATGCCAAGTTTGACTGATTCAATGGCTGTTAATCCGGTACTGCAGAATGCTGTGTCTAATGAGTTATACCGTTATTTTATGGACTCTTCGATTAGTGCTGAAACGCTTATTGGTCATCTACATGCCATTAATAATGAAGTATTTCGCTAG
- a CDS encoding ATP-binding protein encodes MKKNIFQSMVARITLSTFLVILLAEILAGAVWFTATSASKRESASHAMTAISSAAADTINYFSGLPINYRHLVLEQLRNIGGTRFFISMNNHQLPIPSLLNHSLVPHMETQATELLEQQLKGSHKVHVNLAKREDLLVFNSGIKLHELPALWKDYSLVLGKLDLPIAVIQVEFSENEWLYLATVIPLSFDSLSDNFIDSRQIIFLLIVTFMLMGVSYVVLQKEIRPFRSLARSATLMGSQMQIEEIKEEGSSETRAAIHAFNKMNRRIKAYLRDRDMFFNAISHDIKTPLACLKLRTEMLSDEPTKLRFEKLLNEVEMMLNGALQCMRDNDIHEELEWVDINDILEQCAAVHNKDGVSVHLVDLPRIELYGKPLAIKRCLFNLVDNGVKYGDAVNITMFSHSDSIQIVLRDSGEGIREDMLEKVFEPYFRENNTGVEGSGLGLAISRSIARAHGGDIQLSNSPEGGLEVDVILVSAL; translated from the coding sequence TTGAAAAAAAATATATTTCAGTCAATGGTTGCACGAATCACTTTGTCTACATTCTTGGTGATTCTCTTAGCCGAAATATTGGCAGGTGCGGTATGGTTTACTGCTACATCTGCATCAAAAAGAGAATCGGCTAGCCACGCTATGACCGCTATATCATCAGCTGCAGCAGACACCATTAACTACTTTTCTGGTCTGCCGATTAATTATCGCCACTTGGTGTTAGAGCAGTTACGAAACATTGGAGGAACAAGGTTTTTTATATCGATGAATAATCATCAACTTCCGATCCCTTCTTTACTTAATCACTCTTTAGTCCCTCACATGGAAACACAAGCAACTGAACTCTTAGAGCAGCAACTTAAAGGTTCGCATAAAGTGCATGTCAATTTAGCCAAACGTGAAGACTTGCTGGTATTTAATTCTGGAATCAAACTCCATGAATTACCTGCTTTGTGGAAAGACTACAGCTTAGTGTTAGGCAAGCTGGATCTCCCCATCGCTGTTATTCAGGTGGAGTTTTCAGAGAATGAGTGGCTCTATTTAGCGACGGTTATTCCGTTGTCTTTTGATAGTTTGAGCGATAACTTTATTGATAGCCGGCAAATAATTTTTCTCCTCATCGTGACCTTTATGCTTATGGGCGTTTCTTATGTCGTCTTACAGAAAGAAATTCGTCCTTTTCGTTCTTTAGCAAGATCTGCCACGCTGATGGGCTCACAAATGCAGATTGAAGAAATAAAAGAAGAAGGAAGCTCAGAAACCAGAGCCGCTATTCATGCTTTTAATAAAATGAATCGCCGTATTAAAGCGTACTTGCGTGATAGAGATATGTTTTTTAACGCGATTTCTCACGATATAAAAACTCCTTTAGCTTGTTTAAAATTACGGACTGAAATGTTGAGCGATGAACCAACAAAATTAAGATTTGAAAAGCTGTTGAATGAAGTCGAGATGATGCTAAATGGAGCATTACAATGCATGCGAGATAATGATATTCACGAAGAATTAGAGTGGGTTGATATCAATGACATTCTTGAGCAATGTGCGGCTGTTCATAATAAAGATGGGGTGTCTGTTCATCTTGTCGACCTGCCAAGGATCGAGCTTTATGGTAAGCCATTGGCAATAAAGCGCTGCTTGTTTAACTTAGTAGATAATGGCGTTAAATATGGTGATGCAGTAAATATCACTATGTTTTCTCATTCTGATTCTATTCAAATCGTGTTGCGTGATTCTGGGGAGGGAATAAGAGAGGATATGTTAGAAAAGGTCTTTGAGCCTTACTTCAGAGAAAATAATACAGGGGTAGAAGGATCTGGTTTGGGGTTAGCGATTTCACGTAGTATCGCCAGAGCTCATGGGGGAGATATTCAATTATCTAATTCGCCTGAAGGTGGTCTTGAAGTGGATGTTATTTTGGTCAGTGCCTTATGA